Proteins from a single region of Undibacterium sp. KW1:
- a CDS encoding [protein-PII] uridylyltransferase, translated as MQTPALSFKEELKSAQLIVINAFKENHKAEQLLHDLCRNVDQQLSKIWRHFEFPKEAALVAVGGYGRGELFPYSDVDVLILLQQRPDAAMRDKLEKLVQLFWDIGLDIGHSIRTIDECLQESAADITVQTSLLEARLVTGSRKLFKEMQQRYAEALNPQKFFQEKLLELQQRHVKYEDTPYSLEPNCKESPGGLRDLQVILWVAKAANLGNSWRELAERGLITDIEARQLKRNERAFKDIRIRLHIYAGRREDRLIFDVQTPIAETFGFKTTESRRASEYLMQRYYWAAKAVTQLNTVLLQNIEAVLFPQPSVPRPINEHFNEVNGFIDIARDDTFEANPSTILEVFLAMAKHGELKGMTARTLRALWHARLLIDAEFRHDIFNRSLFLQILQSPQGITHALRRMNQMSILGRYLPNFRRIIGQMQHDLFHAYTVDQHILMVVRNLRRFTMPEHAHEYPFCSQLMANFNQPWVLYIAALFHDIAKGRGGDHSILGMADAKKFCYDHGLSKANTELIIFLVQNHLTMSHVAQKQDLSDPDVIQNFANIVKDERHLTALYLLTVSDIRGTSPKVWNAWKGKLLEDLYRMALRVLGGEAPSKDRELKNRQEDALKALRLYGLAPDAHEKFWQQLDVAYFLRHDASDIAWQTRALHDRIDSQTPVVKCRLSPIGEGLQITVYVKDQPDLFARICNYFDGKNFGILDAKIHTSKNGYALDTFLVIEPAFANNYRDIINLIEHELTEILTRQTPLSPPNRGRLSRMSRTFPIVPTVDLRPDDRGQYYLLSISANDRNGLLYAVANILTKYKINLHTAKIMTLGERVEDVFIVDGQALQGARSQIQFETDLLDALRI; from the coding sequence ATGCAGACACCGGCACTCTCTTTCAAGGAAGAACTGAAATCAGCGCAACTGATCGTCATCAATGCGTTCAAGGAAAATCATAAGGCAGAGCAACTGCTGCATGATTTGTGCCGCAATGTCGATCAGCAACTCAGTAAAATCTGGCGTCACTTTGAGTTTCCGAAAGAGGCAGCGCTGGTCGCTGTAGGTGGTTACGGACGCGGTGAGCTTTTCCCCTACTCTGACGTTGATGTGTTGATACTGTTGCAGCAAAGGCCGGACGCCGCCATGCGCGACAAACTGGAAAAACTGGTACAGCTGTTCTGGGACATCGGCCTGGATATTGGTCACAGCATACGTACCATTGATGAATGTCTGCAGGAATCTGCAGCTGACATCACCGTGCAAACCAGCCTGCTGGAAGCACGCCTGGTTACCGGCAGCCGTAAATTATTCAAGGAAATGCAGCAACGGTATGCTGAGGCCTTGAATCCACAGAAGTTTTTTCAGGAAAAACTGCTGGAACTGCAACAGCGCCATGTCAAATACGAAGATACGCCCTATAGCCTGGAGCCCAATTGTAAAGAGAGCCCGGGTGGACTCAGGGACTTGCAAGTCATACTGTGGGTAGCCAAGGCAGCCAATCTGGGCAACTCCTGGCGTGAGCTAGCAGAGCGCGGCCTGATCACCGATATTGAGGCCCGCCAGTTAAAGCGCAATGAGCGCGCCTTCAAAGATATACGCATACGGCTACATATTTATGCAGGACGCCGTGAAGATCGTCTGATTTTCGACGTCCAGACACCAATAGCAGAAACCTTTGGCTTCAAGACCACAGAATCGAGGCGTGCCAGCGAATACCTGATGCAGCGCTATTACTGGGCCGCCAAGGCAGTCACGCAGCTCAATACCGTGTTGCTGCAAAACATAGAGGCAGTATTGTTCCCCCAGCCTTCTGTGCCCCGCCCGATTAATGAGCACTTCAACGAAGTGAATGGCTTCATTGATATCGCCAGGGATGACACGTTTGAAGCAAATCCATCGACCATACTGGAAGTATTTCTGGCGATGGCCAAGCATGGTGAACTCAAGGGCATGACGGCCAGGACCTTGCGTGCATTGTGGCATGCACGTTTGCTGATCGATGCCGAATTCCGCCACGATATTTTCAATCGCTCACTGTTCCTGCAAATCCTGCAGTCGCCGCAAGGGATTACCCATGCCCTGCGGCGCATGAACCAGATGAGTATTCTGGGACGCTATCTGCCCAACTTTCGCCGCATCATAGGCCAGATGCAGCATGACTTGTTTCATGCGTACACGGTGGATCAGCATATTCTCATGGTGGTGCGCAATTTGCGTCGATTCACCATGCCTGAGCATGCGCACGAATACCCTTTCTGCAGCCAATTGATGGCGAATTTTAATCAACCCTGGGTTTTGTATATCGCGGCCTTGTTCCATGATATTGCCAAGGGCCGTGGCGGCGATCACTCCATCCTTGGCATGGCTGATGCAAAAAAATTCTGTTATGACCATGGACTCAGCAAAGCCAATACCGAGCTGATTATTTTCCTGGTACAGAATCACCTGACCATGTCGCATGTGGCGCAAAAGCAGGACTTGTCTGACCCGGACGTGATACAAAATTTTGCCAACATCGTCAAGGATGAACGCCACCTGACGGCGCTGTATTTGCTGACGGTGTCCGACATACGTGGCACCAGCCCCAAGGTCTGGAATGCGTGGAAAGGCAAGCTACTGGAAGACCTGTACCGCATGGCTTTACGGGTACTGGGTGGAGAGGCGCCTAGCAAAGACAGGGAATTAAAAAATCGCCAGGAAGATGCATTGAAAGCCTTGCGCCTGTACGGCCTGGCACCTGACGCACATGAAAAATTCTGGCAACAACTGGATGTCGCCTATTTCCTGCGCCATGATGCATCAGATATCGCCTGGCAAACACGCGCCCTGCATGACCGTATAGACAGCCAGACACCCGTGGTGAAATGCCGCCTCTCACCCATAGGCGAAGGTTTGCAGATCACAGTCTATGTCAAAGACCAGCCCGACCTGTTTGCGCGTATCTGCAATTATTTTGACGGCAAGAACTTTGGCATTCTCGATGCAAAAATTCATACCAGCAAAAATGGCTATGCCCTTGATACCTTCCTGGTCATAGAACCGGCTTTTGCCAATAATTATCGTGACATCATTAATTTGATCGAACATGAGCTGACAGAGATACTGACACGCCAGACTCCCCTTTCCCCACCTAACCGGGGGCGCTTGTCACGCATGTCACGCACTTTCCCTATCGTGCCCACAGTCGATTTACGACCAGATGACCGTGGCCAGTATTATTTACTGTCGATCTCTGCGAATGACAGAAATGGCTTGCTCTATGCAGTGGCAAATATCCTGACTAAGTATAAAATCAATTTGCATACGGCCAAAATCATGACCCTGGGCGAAAGGGTAGAAGACGTTTTCATCGTCGATGGCCAGGCCTTGCAAGGTGCGCGTAGCCAGATACAGTTTGAAACCGACTTGCTGGATGCACTCAGAATTTAA
- the map gene encoding type I methionyl aminopeptidase, producing MEAITIKTPEDIAGMRIAGKLASEVLDYITPFVKIGVTTGELDRLCHEFMTNVQGTIPAPLNYCPPGYTPYPKAICTSVNDVICHGIPGDKVLKDGDSVNLDITVIKNGYHGDTSRMFLLGEPSILSKRLNAITYECMWLGIDKIKPGAHLGDIGHVIQQHAERAGYSIVREFCGHGIGKIFHEAPQVMHYGKPGTMEKLLPGMIFTVEPMVNAGRRDIKEMPDGWTIKTKDRSLSAQWEHTVLVTETGYEVLTLSAGYPPLPDFIKLA from the coding sequence ATGGAAGCTATTACTATCAAAACGCCGGAAGATATCGCCGGCATGCGCATCGCTGGCAAACTGGCTTCGGAAGTTCTCGATTACATCACGCCTTTCGTTAAAATTGGCGTGACAACGGGTGAACTGGACCGCTTGTGCCACGAATTCATGACCAATGTGCAAGGCACCATCCCCGCCCCGCTGAATTACTGCCCACCAGGTTATACACCTTATCCCAAAGCGATATGCACATCGGTCAACGATGTAATCTGTCACGGCATACCCGGCGACAAGGTTTTGAAAGACGGAGACTCAGTCAATCTGGATATTACCGTCATCAAAAATGGCTATCATGGCGACACCAGCCGCATGTTCCTGCTGGGCGAACCATCCATCCTGTCCAAGCGCCTGAATGCCATTACTTATGAATGCATGTGGCTGGGCATAGATAAAATCAAACCAGGTGCGCATCTCGGCGACATCGGCCATGTCATACAGCAGCATGCTGAGCGTGCGGGCTATAGCATAGTGCGTGAATTCTGTGGTCATGGCATAGGCAAGATATTCCATGAAGCACCGCAAGTCATGCATTACGGCAAGCCCGGCACCATGGAAAAACTCTTGCCAGGCATGATTTTTACGGTAGAACCCATGGTCAATGCCGGCCGACGCGACATCAAGGAAATGCCGGACGGCTGGACCATCAAGACCAAGGACCGCAGTTTGTCAGCGCAATGGGAGCATACTGTGCTGGTAACTGAAACCGGTTATGAAGTGCTGACCTTGTCGGCAGGCTATCCGCCTCTTCCGGACTTCATCAAACTCGCTTAA